Within Carboxydocella sporoproducens DSM 16521, the genomic segment GGTGGACTTCCAGTCGGCCAGCACCTCAGATACACAAGCCTTTGCCCTCTTTTTCCAGGAGATGTTAAAACGCGGGGTTTACCTGGCACCCAGCCAGTTTGAGGCAGCTTTTGTTTCTCTGGCTCATACTGAGGAAGACATCGACCGGACGATTGCCGCTGCCGCAGAATCATTCCGCATAGTGAAAGAACACTGGAAGCGGGGGTAAGAAAATGAAGAAATACCGTCACCTGATCTCAGGTCTAATTGTGGTGGCCATTCTGGCTGTTCTGGTGGTTTCCTTTTTTGCCAATGCCAAAGGCAATCCCCATGGGGAAGACTGGCTGGCCAAACACGGGGAAACTGTAATGCGTAACCGTAACCCGGAAAAAAACTGTCTGAAGTGTCACAGCAAGAAACTGGGGCAGACCAAGGAGAATTTCTGTGACAGGTGCCATCAGGAGCGGGGAGTCAAAGTTCAGTGGCCACAGGCGCAGTAAGTGGAGGGAAGGAGCAGGTGGATCAGTATATTGAGTTTGCCAAACAGATAAACCGCTATTTCGGGGTAGACCTGTTACAGTATAAGCGGCCCCAGATGGAGCGTAGAATTCTGAGCTTGATGCGGACGGTTGGGGTGGATTCCCTGGAGAAATATGTGCAGGTTTTGCGGGGGGATCAAGCCCAGCTGGACAAATTCATGAACCATTTGACCATCAATGTTTCGGAGTTTTACCGCAACCCTGCTCAATGGCAGCAGCTGGAAAAACAGATTTTACCAGAGCTATTGCAGCGATCCCCGAATTTGAAAGTTTGGAGTGCCGGCTGTTCTTCAGGAGAAGAACCTTACACAGTCGCTATGATTTTGAATGAGCTGGCACCTCAGGGGCGGCACCAGATTATCGCTTCTGATATCGATAGTGCTATTCTGGAACGGGCCCAGGAGGGAAGATACAACATAAAATCTGTAGCAGGGCT encodes:
- a CDS encoding CheR family methyltransferase; the protein is MDQYIEFAKQINRYFGVDLLQYKRPQMERRILSLMRTVGVDSLEKYVQVLRGDQAQLDKFMNHLTINVSEFYRNPAQWQQLEKQILPELLQRSPNLKVWSAGCSSGEEPYTVAMILNELAPQGRHQIIASDIDSAILERAQEGRYNIKSVAGLPEPYFKKYFDRDGEVVLVKPELKKWVKFKKHDLLKDPYEILCDLIICRNVVIYFTEEAKNTIYRKFYNALKPGGVLFIGSTEQIFQAQEIGFKSVALFFYQKAAG